One segment of Danaus plexippus chromosome 10, MEX_DaPlex, whole genome shotgun sequence DNA contains the following:
- the LOC116766670 gene encoding uncharacterized protein LOC116766670 isoform X5 translates to MARWVPLAALLLLVTVDAARKPAPPRSEPQIEEVTSKQLERVLEDKDYVAVFWYARSCVTCDKVLEELEKIDDDTDTFGVDFVKINDKRLAKQYGITKFPALTYFREKEPIIYEGDLMDEESVLDFLTSLEAMDLPDRIEEVNQKILDKIVEDTEYVAVLFCPDHKNCGPINNKPECKKCAKALQELENIDDEADQLGIGFVKIHDEELAEEYSLGDLPRLVYYRHQIPIIYEGELSKEEDVLEWLIANKSTGDEEDVIEDVTAKTLNTLIGNVDNLVVLFYDHGDEDSMTVLGELEKIDDDCDRHGIQFVKIDDPKAAVEFGIDDLPSLVYFEKQIPNVYDGELENEEEILEWLVDQLEKDEIEDVTDEMLDRLIKDGKTVAVLFYDNNDRKSQKVLNELENIDDECDQLGIAFVKIDNDEEAKEYGIEKVPTLLYFEKGIPTYYEGNLEEEEKVLAWLKHQTESDEIEDITDEMLDLIIEKMPYVAVLFYDKDHKKSQKILAELENIDDECDQNDIAFVKIDDDKEAKEYGIETIPTMVFFEKGIPHVYEGDLMKEEELLGWLIHQKRHSEIPEVTDEMMDKLIDTAQYLAVIFYDKEDKQDIRILNELENIDDELEKEGIVIVRIDNEAEAKEYGIDHLPTLVYFEENIPAIYEGDLMNEDEVLEWLIEQKNSATIEEVTDEILTDLIEEHEYVVVYFSGNCEEGDECDNILEELENIDDELDETGIIFVTTEDITLAKKYGIKTFPTLVFFRNKEPLIFKGDIEDEDEVLAWLTDENTLEIPGKIEEVNAKMLEKILEENEHIVVFFYKENDKKSQKILSELENIDDECEEQDIDFVKTSDEGIDKEYDLPDLPALAFYRHKFRTIYDGDLMHEEAILKWVLELHTSHPDVIENVDRKTLKDLIDDVEHLAVFFYNDNCDTCEEILEELETIDDDTDKHGIQFVKSKDSKLASDIGIFSFPALVYYETGVPIMYDGDLKNENKVLQWLIDQKSEDSHQQNKPNPKSKANADERKSKFIGRNADLAKEASAKKLGSSRLNRELEISKKSHEGKLTHTEDDDDDDFDKDDDDGHYSILGSIKKKLSLFNNPVKEKVTVRFPKTVNKFNRPKIINNVVDDDDEDDDDDDNDNDDDDDDDDDDDDDDDDDDDDDDDDDDDDDDDDDDDDDDDDDDDDDNSNDDDDEDEDTEYDDKSKKLKKYSNNIRHRVGKALKNDKNSDSKDDDDDDDDDDDDDDDDDDDDDDDDDDGDKGGGIFNRIKKIITDSLDCEQCSGILEELENIDDDCDRHGIKFVKTQDYSISESYGVTDFPVLVYFENNVPNVYEGSLAEEEEVLQWLITQKTEDRIELITRVMLENMVEETQYLAVYFYKLNCHICEHILEELEKIDDECDVYGIHMVKIQDPQLAKRYSIKTFPAMVYFRNGNPLLFEGDLQNEESILEWLVDDDNRELADEIESVNDRMLERLLYESHLLAVFFYDEEDCPECQDILEALEQIDGEVDQYGIDFVKIASPEAAAAHNIINIPSLVYFRKRVPMLYDGDLHQVDRVLQWLTSQDVFEIKNEIEEVNRKMLDKLLEENEFLAVYFYENSVESRIVLDKLENIDSETDNLDITFVKMHDPRYARKWGVTKLPAIVYFRKRFPSIYRGEIMAEEEVLEWLRKNRFRQPELNIFMYALIALSIAFVMYTAFLLQCFKPSPQTQTQHPKQA, encoded by the exons ATGCGAGAAGCTGTGTCACATGTGACAAAGTTCTAGAAGAATTAGAGAAGATAGATGACGATACGGACACATTTGGCGTCgactttgttaaaataaacgaCAAGAGGCTCGCGAAACAGTATGGCATTACGAAATTCCCCGCCCTCACGTATTTCCGTGAGAAGGAACCGATTATATACGAag GAGATCTCATGGACGAGGAGAGCGTCTTGGATTTCCTGACGAGTTTAGAGGCAATGGACCTTCCAGACCGGATAGAAGAGGTTAATCAGAAAATTTTAGACAAAATTGTTGAAGACACAGAATACGTAGCCGTTCTCTTCT GTCCTGATCACAAAAATTGCGGTCCGATCAACA ATAAGCCCGAATGCAAGAAATGTGCTAAAGCTCTTCAAGAGCTGGAGAACATTGACGATGAGGCCGATCAACTAGGTATTGGTTTCGTTAAGATCCATGATGAAGAATTAGCCGAAGAGTACAGTCTTGGAGACTTGCCAAGATTAGTCTACTACAGGCATCAAATACCTATTATATATGAAG GTGAATTGAGTAAGGAGGAAGATGTTTTGGAATGGCTCATTGCTAACAAGTCGACTGGGGACGAAGAGGACGTTATCGAGGATGTGACCGCTAAAACATTGAATACGCTTATAGGAAACGTTGACAACTTGGTTGTTCtatttt aCGATCATGGCGACGAAGATTCAATGACCGTGCTGGGAGAACTGGAAAAAATAGATGATGATTGTGACAGACATGGAATCCAATTCGTTAAAATCGATGATCCAAAAGCCGCGGTTGAATTCGGGATTGACGATCTTCCCTCTTTAGTGTACTTTGAAAAACAGATCCCCAATGTATATGatg GTGAACTAGAAAATGAAGAAGAAATTTTGGAGTGGTTAGTAGATCAGCTAGAAAAGGATGAAATTGAAGATGTTACGGATGAAATGCTCGATCGCCTTATTAAAGATGGAAAGACGGTAGCTGTACTGTTCT ATGATAACAATGACCGAAAATCTCAAAAAGTCTTAAATGAGTTGGAGAATATTGATGACGAATGTGATCAACTAGGCATTGCTTTTGTCAAGATTGATAATGATGAAGAAGCTAAAGAATATGGCATTGAAAAAGTACCAACATTACTATATTTTGAAAAGGGAATACCAACATATTATGAAGGCAATttagaagaagaagaaaaagttCTTGCCTGGCTAAAACATCAAACAGAAAGTGACGAAATTGAAGATATTACAGACGAAATGCTTGATCTCATCATCGAGAAAATGCCTTACGTCGCAGTTCTATTct ATGACAAGGACCATAAAAAGAGTCAAAAAATCTTGGCTGAGTTAGAAAATATTGATGACGAATGCGATCAGAATGATATTGCCTTCGTTAAAATCGATGACGATAAAGAAGCTAAAGAGTACGGTATTGAGACAATACCGACAATGGTGTTCTTTGAAAAAGGAATTCCTCACGTCTATGAAGGGGACCTCATGAAAGAAGAAGAGCTCTTAGGATGGTTAATCCATCAGAAGAGGCACAGTGAAATACCCGAGGTTACGGATGAAATGATGGACAAACTTATAGATACAGCACAATACTTAGCTGTGATctttt ATGATAAAGAAGACAAACAGGACATCAGAATTCTCAATGAATTAGAAAACATTGATGATGAATTAGAAAAGGAAGGAATCGTCATTGTACGTATAGATAATGAAGCCGAAGCAAAGGAGTACGGAATTGACCATCTTCCCACTTTGGTATACTTTGAGGAAAATATTCCAGCTATTTACGAAGGAGATCTTATGAACGAAGATGAAGTTCTGGAATGGCTCATTGAACAAAAAAACAGCGCTACTATTGAAGAAGTTACCGACGAAATATTGACTGATCTTATCGAAGAACATGAATACGTAGTGGTTTACTTta gtGGTAACTGTGAAGAAGGAGATGAATGTGATAATATATTGGAAGAATTGGAGAACATCGACGATGAGCTTGATGAAACCGGTATAATATTCGTCACGACAGAGGACATCACTCTAGCCAAGAAATATGGAATCAAAACCTTCCCCACACTTGTGTTCTTTAGAAATAAAGAGCCACTTATTTTCaaag GTGACATCGAAGACGAAGATGAAGTCCTCGCGTGGTTAACTGACGAAAATACCCTCGAAATTCCCGGAAAAATTGAAGAAGTCAATGCTAAAATGCTAGAGAAGATTTTAGAGGAGAATGAACATATTGTAGTCTTCTTTT ataAGGAAAATGATAAAAAGTCCCAGAAAATATTGAGCGAACTGGAAAATATTGACGACGAATGTGAAGAACAGGATATCGACTTCGTTAAAACTTCCGACGAGGGTATCGATAAGGAATATGACCTTCCTGACTTACCGGCATTAGCTTTCTACAGACACAAATTCAGAACTATCTACGACGGAGACCTAATGCATGAAGAAGCCATTCTTAAATGGGTATTGGAACTTCATACTTCTCATCCTGACGTAATTGAAAATGTGGACAGAAAAACTTTGAAGGATCTCATTGACGATGTTGAACATTTAGCGGTATTTTTCT ATAATGACAACTGTGACACGTGTGAGGAAATATTGGAAGAATTGGAAACGATTGACGATGACACCGACAAACATGGGATTCAATTCGTTAAATCTAAAGATTCAAAATTGGCATCTGACATTGGAATTTTCAGTTTTCCCGCTCTAGTTTACTACGAAACTGGAGTACCAATAATGTATGACG GTGACTTAAAGAACGAAAATAAGGTTCTCCAGTGGCTTATAGATCAAAAAA GTGAAGATAGCCACCAACAAAATAAACCTAATCCTAAATCCAAGGCCAATGCAGATGAACGAAAATCGAAATTCATAGGAAGAAACGCCGATCTAGCAAAAGAAGCCTCAGCGAAGAAATTAGGAAGTTCAAGGCTTAATCGAGAATTAGAAATTAGCAAAAAAAGCCACGAAGGCAAGTTGACACATACCGAAGATGACGATGACGACGATTTTGATAAAGATGACGATGATGGGCATTATAGTATCTTAggttctattaaaaaaaaactatctttatttaacaatccagtaaaagaaaaagtaacaGTCCGATTTCCtaaaacagtaaataaattcaacagacctaaaattataaataatgttgttgatgatgacgatgaagatgacgatgacgatgacaatgacaatgacgatgatgatgatgatgacgatgacgatgacgatgacgatgacgatgacgatgacgatgacgatgacgacgatgatgacgatgacgatgatgatgatgatgatgatgatgatgacgatgatgatgatgatgacaatAGTAATGATGATGACGATGAAGACGAGGACACCGAATACGAtgacaaaagtaaaaaattaaaaaaatattctaacaaTATACGTCACAGAGTAGGTAAGGCActgaaaaatgataaaaatagtgACAGTaaagatgatgatgatgatgatgatgatgatgatgatgatgatgatgacgatgacgacgatgatgatgatgatgatgatgatggtgaTAAGGGGGGAGGCATTTTCAATAggattaagaaaataataacag ATTCCCTCGATTGTGAGCAATGCTCTGGAATATTGGAAGAATTAGAGAATATTGACGATGACTGTGATAGACATGGAATTAAATTTGTCAAAACACAAGATTACTCGATATCTGAATCATATGGAGTGACCGATTTTCCTGTCCTTGTATACTTCGAGAATAATGTACCAAATGTTTATGAGGGTTCTTTAGCTGAAGAAGAAGAAGTGCTGCAATGGCTTATCACACAGAAGACAGAAGATCGTATTGAGTTAATTACTAGAGTAATGCTTGAGAATATGGTTGAGGAAACTCAGTACTTGGCAGTATACTTCT ACAAACTAAACTGCCATATTTGTGAACACATTCTAGAAGAATTAGAAAAGATTGACGATGAATGTGACGTATATGGCATACATATGGTTAAAATTCAGGACCCTCAACTTGCGAAGagatattcaattaaaacttttccaGCTATGGTGTATTTCAG aaaCGGAAATCCGCTCTTATTCGAAGGTGACCTACAAAATGAAGAATCTATTCTTGAATGGCTTGTGGATGATGATAATCGTGAACTTGCAGACGAAATTGAATCTGTCAATGACCGAATGCTTGAACGTTTGCTATACGAGTCCCATTTACTAGCTGTATTTTTct ATGATGAGGAAGATTGTCCAGAATGTCAAGACATTTTGGAGGCTTTGGAACAGATTGATGGAGAGGTTGACCAATACGGTATCGATTTTGTAAAAATCGCCAGCCCTGAGGCAGCGGCTGCCcacaacataataaatatacccTCCTTGGTATATTTCCGAAAAAGAGTGCCAATGTTGTATGATGGTGACCTACATCAAGTGGATAGAGTGTTACAGTGGCTGACGTCTCAagatgtttttgaaataaagaatGAAATCGAAGAAGTAAACAGGAAAATGCTTGATAAGTTATTGGAAGAAAACGAATTCCTCGCTGTTTATTTCt ATGAAAACTCTGTGGAAAGCCGTATCGTTTTGGATAAGTTAGAAAACATTGATAGCGAGACAGACAATTTAGATATCACGTTTGTTAAAATGCATGATCCCCGGTATGCAAGAAAGTGGGGTGTCACTAAATTGCCCGCCATCGTGTACTTCAGAAAACGATTTCCAAGTATTTACCGAG GGGAAATTATGGCCGAAGAGGAAGTTCTTGAATGGCTGAGGAAGAATAGATTTAGGCAGCCGGAGCTTAACATATTCATGTACGCTTTGATAGCCTTATCAATAGCGTTTGTTATGTATACTGCATTTTTGCTGCAGTGTTTCAAACCTTCGCCTCAAACACAAACGCAGCATCCAAAACAAGCGTGA
- the LOC116766670 gene encoding uncharacterized protein LOC116766670 isoform X6, translating into MARWVPLAALLLLVTVDAARKPAPPRSEPQIEEVTSKQLERVLEDKDYVAVFWYARSCVTCDKVLEELEKIDDDTDTFGVDFVKINDKRLAKQYGITKFPALTYFREKEPIIYEGDLMDEESVLDFLTSLEAMDLPDRIEEVNQKILDKIVEDTEYVAVLFCPDHKNCGPINNKPECKKCAKALQELENIDDEADQLGIGFVKIHDEELAEEYSLGDLPRLVYYRHQIPIIYEGELSKEEDVLEWLIANKSTGDEEDVIEDVTAKTLNTLIGNVDNLVVLFYDHGDEDSMTVLGELEKIDDDCDRHGIQFVKIDDPKAAVEFGIDDLPSLVYFEKQIPNVYDGELENEEEILEWLVDQLEKDEIEDVTDEMLDRLIKDGKTVAVLFYDNNDRKSQKVLNELENIDDECDQLGIAFVKIDNDEEAKEYGIEKVPTLLYFEKGIPTYYEGNLEEEEKVLAWLKHQTESDEIEDITDEMLDLIIEKMPYVAVLFYDKDHKKSQKILAELENIDDECDQNDIAFVKIDDDKEAKEYGIETIPTMVFFEKGIPHVYEGDLMKEEELLGWLIHQKRHSEIPEVTDEMMDKLIDTAQYLAVIFYDKEDKQDIRILNELENIDDELEKEGIVIVRIDNEAEAKEYGIDHLPTLVYFEENIPAIYEGDLMNEDEVLEWLIEQKNSATIEEVTDEILTDLIEEHEYVVVYFSGNCEEGDECDNILEELENIDDELDETGIIFVTTEDITLAKKYGIKTFPTLVFFRNKEPLIFKGDIEDEDEVLAWLTDENTLEIPGKIEEVNAKMLEKILEENEHIVVFFYKENDKKSQKILSELENIDDECEEQDIDFVKTSDEGIDKEYDLPDLPALAFYRHKFRTIYDGDLMHEEAILKWVLELHTSHPDVIENVDRKTLKDLIDDVEHLAVFFYNDNCDTCEEILEELETIDDDTDKHGIQFVKSKDSKLASDIGIFSFPALVYYETGVPIMYDGNLLDETEVLDWMVKQKEDESIEEIDRNRLSKYIEAKEFLAVVFYKEEDPLSPRILRHVELIDDEAAEYGIKIVKCSDRLMAKKYGFRNPPGITYFRKTKYINYDGDMDDEEEILDWLTNPENMELTDHIEKVNKKMFQKIRQTSDYVAVFFYSNDCKQCPKVLLEIEHIDDDADAAGINFVKINDWQMAKEFGVFALPAVLFFKLGSKDPVIYAGDLYDGQQLLSWLLTQKNPAGDIIEALEGQELLDLISDSGSLAVYFYSLDCEQCSGILEELENIDDDCDRHGIKFVKTQDYSISESYGVTDFPVLVYFENNVPNVYEGSLAEEEEVLQWLITQKTEDRIELITRVMLENMVEETQYLAVYFYKLNCHICEHILEELEKIDDECDVYGIHMVKIQDPQLAKRYSIKTFPAMVYFRNGNPLLFEGDLQNEESILEWLVDDDNRELADEIESVNDRMLERLLYESHLLAVFFYDEEDCPECQDILEALEQIDGEVDQYGIDFVKIASPEAAAAHNIINIPSLVYFRKRVPMLYDGDLHQVDRVLQWLTSQDVFEIKNEIEEVNRKMLDKLLEENEFLAVYFYENSVESRIVLDKLENIDSETDNLDITFVKMHDPRYARKWGVTKLPAIVYFRKRFPSIYRGEIMAEEEVLEWLRKNRFRQPELNIFMYALIALSIAFVMYTAFLLQCFKPSPQTQTQHPKQA; encoded by the exons ATGCGAGAAGCTGTGTCACATGTGACAAAGTTCTAGAAGAATTAGAGAAGATAGATGACGATACGGACACATTTGGCGTCgactttgttaaaataaacgaCAAGAGGCTCGCGAAACAGTATGGCATTACGAAATTCCCCGCCCTCACGTATTTCCGTGAGAAGGAACCGATTATATACGAag GAGATCTCATGGACGAGGAGAGCGTCTTGGATTTCCTGACGAGTTTAGAGGCAATGGACCTTCCAGACCGGATAGAAGAGGTTAATCAGAAAATTTTAGACAAAATTGTTGAAGACACAGAATACGTAGCCGTTCTCTTCT GTCCTGATCACAAAAATTGCGGTCCGATCAACA ATAAGCCCGAATGCAAGAAATGTGCTAAAGCTCTTCAAGAGCTGGAGAACATTGACGATGAGGCCGATCAACTAGGTATTGGTTTCGTTAAGATCCATGATGAAGAATTAGCCGAAGAGTACAGTCTTGGAGACTTGCCAAGATTAGTCTACTACAGGCATCAAATACCTATTATATATGAAG GTGAATTGAGTAAGGAGGAAGATGTTTTGGAATGGCTCATTGCTAACAAGTCGACTGGGGACGAAGAGGACGTTATCGAGGATGTGACCGCTAAAACATTGAATACGCTTATAGGAAACGTTGACAACTTGGTTGTTCtatttt aCGATCATGGCGACGAAGATTCAATGACCGTGCTGGGAGAACTGGAAAAAATAGATGATGATTGTGACAGACATGGAATCCAATTCGTTAAAATCGATGATCCAAAAGCCGCGGTTGAATTCGGGATTGACGATCTTCCCTCTTTAGTGTACTTTGAAAAACAGATCCCCAATGTATATGatg GTGAACTAGAAAATGAAGAAGAAATTTTGGAGTGGTTAGTAGATCAGCTAGAAAAGGATGAAATTGAAGATGTTACGGATGAAATGCTCGATCGCCTTATTAAAGATGGAAAGACGGTAGCTGTACTGTTCT ATGATAACAATGACCGAAAATCTCAAAAAGTCTTAAATGAGTTGGAGAATATTGATGACGAATGTGATCAACTAGGCATTGCTTTTGTCAAGATTGATAATGATGAAGAAGCTAAAGAATATGGCATTGAAAAAGTACCAACATTACTATATTTTGAAAAGGGAATACCAACATATTATGAAGGCAATttagaagaagaagaaaaagttCTTGCCTGGCTAAAACATCAAACAGAAAGTGACGAAATTGAAGATATTACAGACGAAATGCTTGATCTCATCATCGAGAAAATGCCTTACGTCGCAGTTCTATTct ATGACAAGGACCATAAAAAGAGTCAAAAAATCTTGGCTGAGTTAGAAAATATTGATGACGAATGCGATCAGAATGATATTGCCTTCGTTAAAATCGATGACGATAAAGAAGCTAAAGAGTACGGTATTGAGACAATACCGACAATGGTGTTCTTTGAAAAAGGAATTCCTCACGTCTATGAAGGGGACCTCATGAAAGAAGAAGAGCTCTTAGGATGGTTAATCCATCAGAAGAGGCACAGTGAAATACCCGAGGTTACGGATGAAATGATGGACAAACTTATAGATACAGCACAATACTTAGCTGTGATctttt ATGATAAAGAAGACAAACAGGACATCAGAATTCTCAATGAATTAGAAAACATTGATGATGAATTAGAAAAGGAAGGAATCGTCATTGTACGTATAGATAATGAAGCCGAAGCAAAGGAGTACGGAATTGACCATCTTCCCACTTTGGTATACTTTGAGGAAAATATTCCAGCTATTTACGAAGGAGATCTTATGAACGAAGATGAAGTTCTGGAATGGCTCATTGAACAAAAAAACAGCGCTACTATTGAAGAAGTTACCGACGAAATATTGACTGATCTTATCGAAGAACATGAATACGTAGTGGTTTACTTta gtGGTAACTGTGAAGAAGGAGATGAATGTGATAATATATTGGAAGAATTGGAGAACATCGACGATGAGCTTGATGAAACCGGTATAATATTCGTCACGACAGAGGACATCACTCTAGCCAAGAAATATGGAATCAAAACCTTCCCCACACTTGTGTTCTTTAGAAATAAAGAGCCACTTATTTTCaaag GTGACATCGAAGACGAAGATGAAGTCCTCGCGTGGTTAACTGACGAAAATACCCTCGAAATTCCCGGAAAAATTGAAGAAGTCAATGCTAAAATGCTAGAGAAGATTTTAGAGGAGAATGAACATATTGTAGTCTTCTTTT ataAGGAAAATGATAAAAAGTCCCAGAAAATATTGAGCGAACTGGAAAATATTGACGACGAATGTGAAGAACAGGATATCGACTTCGTTAAAACTTCCGACGAGGGTATCGATAAGGAATATGACCTTCCTGACTTACCGGCATTAGCTTTCTACAGACACAAATTCAGAACTATCTACGACGGAGACCTAATGCATGAAGAAGCCATTCTTAAATGGGTATTGGAACTTCATACTTCTCATCCTGACGTAATTGAAAATGTGGACAGAAAAACTTTGAAGGATCTCATTGACGATGTTGAACATTTAGCGGTATTTTTCT ATAATGACAACTGTGACACGTGTGAGGAAATATTGGAAGAATTGGAAACGATTGACGATGACACCGACAAACATGGGATTCAATTCGTTAAATCTAAAGATTCAAAATTGGCATCTGACATTGGAATTTTCAGTTTTCCCGCTCTAGTTTACTACGAAACTGGAGTACCAATAATGTATGACG GAAACTTGTTGGATGAAACTGAAGTTTTAGATTGGATGGTCAAACAAAAAGAAGATGAAAGTATTGAAGAAATCGATAGAAATAGATTATCAAAGTATATAGAGGCAAAAGAATTTTTAGCAGTTGTCTTTT ATAAAGAAGAGGATCCTCTTAGTCCAAGAATTTTAAGACATGTAGAATTGATAGACGATGAAGCCGCAGAATATGGTATAAAGATCGTGAAATGTAGTGATCGTCTTATGGCAAAGAAATATGGTTTTCGAAACCCCCCGGGAATAACGTACTttagaaaaactaaatacatCAATTATGATGGGGACATGGACGATGAAGAAGAGATATTGGACTGGTTAACAAATCCCGAAAATATGGAGCTTACGGATCATAttgaaaaagttaataaaaaaatgttccaaAAGATTAGACAAACGTCGGATTATGTTGCCGTATTCTTTT ACAGTAATGACTGCAAACAATGTCCAAAAGTACTGTTAGAAATTGAGCACATTGATGATGATGCTGATGCTGCGGGCataaattttgtcaaaataaacGACTGGCAGATGGCGAAGGAGTTTGGAGTATTTGCATTGCCAGCCGTCTTGTTTTTCAAATTGGGTTCTAAAGATCCAGTCATATACGCTG GTGATCTCTATGATGGCCAGCAATTACTGAGTTGGCTGCTGACTCAGAAAAATCCAGCAGGAGACATAATAGAAGCATTAGAAGGACAAGAGTTACTGGATCTCATCAGTGACTCTGGATCCTTAGCCGTGTACTTCT ATTCCCTCGATTGTGAGCAATGCTCTGGAATATTGGAAGAATTAGAGAATATTGACGATGACTGTGATAGACATGGAATTAAATTTGTCAAAACACAAGATTACTCGATATCTGAATCATATGGAGTGACCGATTTTCCTGTCCTTGTATACTTCGAGAATAATGTACCAAATGTTTATGAGGGTTCTTTAGCTGAAGAAGAAGAAGTGCTGCAATGGCTTATCACACAGAAGACAGAAGATCGTATTGAGTTAATTACTAGAGTAATGCTTGAGAATATGGTTGAGGAAACTCAGTACTTGGCAGTATACTTCT ACAAACTAAACTGCCATATTTGTGAACACATTCTAGAAGAATTAGAAAAGATTGACGATGAATGTGACGTATATGGCATACATATGGTTAAAATTCAGGACCCTCAACTTGCGAAGagatattcaattaaaacttttccaGCTATGGTGTATTTCAG aaaCGGAAATCCGCTCTTATTCGAAGGTGACCTACAAAATGAAGAATCTATTCTTGAATGGCTTGTGGATGATGATAATCGTGAACTTGCAGACGAAATTGAATCTGTCAATGACCGAATGCTTGAACGTTTGCTATACGAGTCCCATTTACTAGCTGTATTTTTct ATGATGAGGAAGATTGTCCAGAATGTCAAGACATTTTGGAGGCTTTGGAACAGATTGATGGAGAGGTTGACCAATACGGTATCGATTTTGTAAAAATCGCCAGCCCTGAGGCAGCGGCTGCCcacaacataataaatatacccTCCTTGGTATATTTCCGAAAAAGAGTGCCAATGTTGTATGATGGTGACCTACATCAAGTGGATAGAGTGTTACAGTGGCTGACGTCTCAagatgtttttgaaataaagaatGAAATCGAAGAAGTAAACAGGAAAATGCTTGATAAGTTATTGGAAGAAAACGAATTCCTCGCTGTTTATTTCt ATGAAAACTCTGTGGAAAGCCGTATCGTTTTGGATAAGTTAGAAAACATTGATAGCGAGACAGACAATTTAGATATCACGTTTGTTAAAATGCATGATCCCCGGTATGCAAGAAAGTGGGGTGTCACTAAATTGCCCGCCATCGTGTACTTCAGAAAACGATTTCCAAGTATTTACCGAG GGGAAATTATGGCCGAAGAGGAAGTTCTTGAATGGCTGAGGAAGAATAGATTTAGGCAGCCGGAGCTTAACATATTCATGTACGCTTTGATAGCCTTATCAATAGCGTTTGTTATGTATACTGCATTTTTGCTGCAGTGTTTCAAACCTTCGCCTCAAACACAAACGCAGCATCCAAAACAAGCGTGA